One stretch of Caloramator mitchellensis DNA includes these proteins:
- a CDS encoding OmpA family protein, producing the protein MSRKRAPKKQINTEGWLTTWADLMNLLLCFFVLLYAFSTMDAVKFQQIVFSMAKAFGGNANVITSGGNLGPVPVNSNPGVEIETKDRQPGKVNLEVQKGETQKVYNQVKEFVQKNNLEAKITVREDIKGVVIELQEKILFDSGRSDIKPESLPLLTKISQLLSVFNNEIVVEGHTDNVPINRGYFQSNWELSADRAVKVVRFLVENKGVSPERITAVGAGEFRPIASNATPEGRQKNRRVNILIVTKSEGEK; encoded by the coding sequence ATGAGTAGAAAAAGAGCACCTAAAAAACAAATAAACACGGAAGGTTGGCTTACTACTTGGGCAGATCTTATGAATTTGTTGCTATGCTTTTTCGTGTTGCTCTATGCCTTCTCAACAATGGATGCAGTCAAATTTCAACAGATTGTGTTTTCAATGGCAAAGGCTTTTGGTGGGAATGCTAATGTAATAACCAGCGGGGGCAATTTAGGGCCGGTTCCTGTTAATTCCAACCCTGGCGTAGAAATTGAAACTAAGGATAGGCAACCTGGTAAGGTTAATTTGGAAGTTCAAAAGGGAGAAACGCAAAAAGTTTATAATCAAGTTAAGGAATTTGTTCAAAAAAACAATTTGGAAGCTAAAATTACAGTTAGGGAAGATATTAAAGGGGTAGTAATCGAATTACAGGAAAAGATTCTATTTGATTCAGGAAGGTCTGATATTAAACCTGAGAGTTTACCGTTATTGACTAAAATTTCACAGCTGCTAAGCGTTTTTAACAATGAGATCGTTGTTGAAGGTCATACTGACAATGTTCCAATCAATAGAGGTTATTTCCAAAGCAACTGGGAGCTATCAGCAGATAGAGCAGTAAAGGTTGTTAGATTTCTAGTTGAAAACAAAGGGGTATCCCCTGAGAGAATAACAGCAGTAGGGGCAGGTGAGTTTAGACCTATCGCTTCAAATGCAACCCCTGAAGGAAGGCAGAAGAATAGAAGAGTTAACATCTTGATTGTTACTAAGAGTGAAGGAGAGAAATAG
- a CDS encoding flagellar hook-basal body complex protein has translation MLRSLNSGVSGMKANQIKMDVIGNNIANVNTTAFKAQRVTFKDILSQTLENASAPSGGKGGTNPKQAGLGVAVAGIDTNMNQGALSTTGRATDIAIEGNGFFIISDGIETRFTRDGAFTLDSSGNLVTSEGFHVMGTYNTTFLTDVYDPTNPPTVTTDDPTYDPEISPGSGTTASQLRNIVIPFEALNDAGESQKILSFSIDKDGTIKGIYGDKTVVIGKIALANFQNPAGLEKLGGNTYRNTSNSGEPSVGLGATSGFGTLRQGLLEMSNVDLAEQFTDMIVTSRAFQANSRTITTSDEMLQELLNLKR, from the coding sequence ATGTTAAGATCATTAAATTCCGGAGTAAGTGGTATGAAGGCCAATCAAATAAAGATGGACGTTATAGGCAACAACATCGCTAATGTAAACACAACAGCTTTTAAAGCACAAAGGGTTACATTTAAGGATATCTTGTCCCAGACGCTTGAAAATGCTTCAGCACCATCGGGCGGTAAGGGTGGAACAAACCCGAAGCAAGCTGGCTTGGGTGTTGCAGTCGCAGGAATTGATACAAATATGAATCAGGGGGCTTTATCAACTACAGGCAGGGCAACTGATATTGCAATTGAAGGGAATGGATTTTTTATTATATCAGATGGAATTGAAACAAGATTCACAAGGGATGGAGCATTTACGCTTGATTCTTCAGGAAATCTTGTGACATCTGAGGGATTTCATGTTATGGGGACTTATAATACGACTTTCCTAACTGATGTCTATGACCCTACAAATCCACCTACAGTTACTACGGATGATCCAACCTATGATCCAGAAATAAGTCCAGGAAGCGGAACAACTGCATCGCAGCTAAGAAATATAGTAATTCCATTTGAAGCATTGAATGATGCAGGAGAAAGCCAAAAAATACTTAGCTTTTCAATAGATAAGGATGGAACAATCAAAGGAATTTATGGAGATAAAACAGTAGTTATTGGCAAAATTGCTCTTGCTAATTTTCAAAATCCGGCAGGTCTTGAAAAATTGGGTGGTAATACCTATAGAAATACTTCAAACTCCGGCGAACCTTCAGTGGGGCTTGGAGCGACTTCTGGATTTGGAACATTAAGACAGGGACTTTTAGAAATGTCAAATGTAGACCTTGCAGAACAGTTTACTGACATGATAGTAACAAGCAGAGCATTCCAGGCTAATTCCAGAACGATAACTACCTCAGATGAAATGCTTCAAGAACTTCTAAATCTAAAGAGATAA
- a CDS encoding flagellar FlbD family protein yields MIRLTGFNNIDFYLNSDLIEKIEITPDTVITTTNGKKFVVKDTPEEIINKIIKFRQKIMTPVVEVIE; encoded by the coding sequence ATGATTAGGCTTACAGGATTTAATAATATAGATTTTTATCTTAATTCTGATTTAATTGAAAAAATAGAAATAACACCTGACACTGTTATCACAACAACAAATGGAAAAAAGTTTGTTGTTAAGGATACTCCAGAAGAAATAATAAACAAAATAATCAAATTCAGGCAGAAAATCATGACACCAGTGGTGGAGGTAATAGAATGA
- the fliJ gene encoding flagellar export protein FliJ: protein MEKFKFKLQNVLDYRSDVEERIKREFAAALQNYIQQEKILNELINTKDQNLFKPKNFKTVVEYQNYTRFMEFLEQRIESQRENINRAKEKLNKKREELIKATKDKGIIEKLKEKAYDEFLFEEGKKEQKLNDDYALYSYIRHERG, encoded by the coding sequence ATGGAGAAATTTAAATTTAAGCTTCAAAATGTATTGGATTATAGAAGCGATGTGGAAGAAAGAATAAAAAGGGAATTTGCTGCTGCACTTCAAAATTATATACAGCAAGAAAAAATACTCAATGAACTAATTAATACAAAGGATCAAAATTTGTTCAAACCTAAGAATTTTAAAACAGTTGTAGAGTATCAGAATTATACAAGATTTATGGAATTTCTTGAACAAAGAATAGAATCCCAAAGAGAAAATATTAACAGGGCAAAAGAAAAACTAAATAAAAAAAGGGAAGAACTCATAAAGGCAACTAAGGACAAAGGCATAATTGAAAAACTTAAAGAAAAGGCATATGATGAATTTTTGTTTGAGGAAGGCAAAAAAGAGCAAAAGTTAAATGACGACTATGCTCTTTATAGCTATATAAGACACGAAAGGGGGTGA
- a CDS encoding flagellar biosynthetic protein FliO: protein MERNFIVGFIKIIILLPAVLLLIYISFKYGGKYLSNMNNGRLIKVYERVPLSQSSFISVVTIAGKPYIVSNTNNEIKILLELDEEKLEIYKNQNANTEIKNLFELFDIKKLKGKMKNEKI, encoded by the coding sequence ATGGAAAGAAATTTTATTGTAGGTTTTATTAAAATAATAATACTGCTCCCTGCAGTATTATTATTAATATATATATCATTTAAGTATGGTGGAAAATATCTATCTAATATGAATAATGGAAGATTGATTAAAGTTTATGAAAGGGTTCCATTGAGCCAGAGCTCTTTTATTTCAGTTGTAACAATTGCAGGAAAACCTTATATTGTTTCAAATACAAATAATGAAATTAAAATACTTTTAGAACTTGATGAGGAAAAGTTAGAAATTTACAAAAATCAAAATGCAAATACAGAGATTAAAAATTTGTTTGAATTATTTGATATAAAAAAATTAAAGGGAAAGATGAAGAATGAAAAGATTTAA
- a CDS encoding flagellar basal body-associated FliL family protein has protein sequence MAENKGASKLLIIIIVLLVLVLIAGGFVGYMLLVKNKQSTTKVLPEKTMAMDELVVNLNDEGMRTYIKVKIFLAYTNSKLEGEITEKMPQIRDVVITTVRSKKSEEFEGNKVEAIRKEIRDNVNNLLTKDKITNVYFYDLLIQ, from the coding sequence ATGGCAGAAAATAAAGGTGCATCAAAACTGCTCATTATAATTATAGTTCTTCTTGTATTAGTATTGATAGCTGGAGGATTTGTTGGTTATATGCTCCTTGTAAAAAATAAACAATCCACCACCAAAGTCCTTCCTGAAAAGACAATGGCGATGGATGAATTAGTTGTTAACCTTAATGATGAAGGCATGAGGACATATATAAAAGTAAAAATATTCTTGGCTTATACTAACTCTAAGCTTGAAGGAGAAATAACAGAAAAGATGCCTCAAATAAGAGATGTAGTAATTACTACAGTTAGAAGCAAAAAATCTGAAGAATTTGAAGGAAATAAAGTAGAAGCAATTAGAAAAGAAATAAGAGATAACGTTAATAATTTACTAACTAAAGACAAAATAACAAATGTATATTTTTATGATTTATTGATACAGTAG
- a CDS encoding TIGR02530 family flagellar biosynthesis protein, with amino-acid sequence MTINRVENINLQENNNLNRRIERAVDFAKILEGYEKNEVKFSGHALERLRARNINLSDDDISKINMAVRKLKEKGGKESLIICNNIAFLTSIKNNTVITAIDSESIKENVFTNIDSAIII; translated from the coding sequence GTGACAATAAATAGAGTTGAAAATATAAATCTTCAAGAAAACAATAATTTAAACAGAAGGATAGAGAGAGCTGTTGACTTTGCAAAAATACTTGAGGGATATGAAAAAAATGAAGTAAAATTTTCAGGGCATGCACTCGAAAGGCTCAGGGCAAGAAATATAAACTTGAGCGATGATGATATTAGCAAAATAAATATGGCTGTTAGAAAATTAAAGGAAAAGGGTGGCAAGGAAAGCCTAATAATTTGCAACAATATAGCTTTTCTTACCAGTATAAAAAACAATACAGTTATCACAGCTATTGATTCAGAAAGCATAAAGGAAAATGTTTTTACAAATATAGATAGTGCAATTATAATTTAG
- the fliI gene encoding flagellar protein export ATPase FliI: MLEIDFNKLRDAMVGLDSIKLTGKVKKVVGLTIEVEGIRAFVGEVCKIYVGLNKFIYSEVVGFKDKGVLLMPLGDLTGVAPGCQVEATGKTLNVKVGQELLGKVLDGLGNPMNGEKFRTETEYKLDNDPPNPLTRKRIDTIMSTGIRAIDGFLTVGVGQRVGIFAGSGVGKSTLLGMIARYSDADVNVIGLIGERGREVREFIEQDLGEEGLKKSVVVVATSDQPPLLRLKGAFTATAIAEYFRDQGLNVMLMMDSVTRFAMAQREVGLTIGEPPATKGYTPSVFAMLPRLMERSGNSDKGTITAFYTVLVDGDDLNEPIADAARGILDGHIVLSRKLASKNHFPAIDVLGSISRLMPQIADEKLKQKASELRDILATYKDAEDLINIGAYQKGSNPKIDRAIQLIDKVNSFLRQGMTEHNDFKSTYERIISIG, encoded by the coding sequence ATGCTAGAAATTGATTTTAATAAGTTAAGAGATGCTATGGTAGGTTTAGATTCGATAAAATTAACTGGTAAAGTCAAAAAAGTTGTTGGATTGACAATTGAAGTAGAAGGTATTAGAGCGTTTGTTGGAGAAGTTTGCAAAATATATGTTGGTCTAAATAAATTTATTTACTCTGAAGTTGTTGGATTTAAGGATAAAGGGGTATTGCTTATGCCCCTTGGAGATTTAACTGGAGTCGCACCTGGCTGTCAGGTTGAGGCTACTGGTAAAACTTTGAATGTTAAAGTTGGTCAGGAGTTACTTGGAAAAGTGTTAGATGGACTTGGAAATCCAATGAATGGCGAAAAGTTTAGAACAGAAACTGAGTATAAGCTTGACAACGACCCTCCAAACCCGCTTACAAGAAAAAGAATAGATACGATAATGTCGACAGGAATTAGGGCAATAGATGGTTTTTTGACAGTCGGAGTTGGACAAAGAGTTGGCATATTTGCAGGCAGTGGAGTTGGAAAAAGCACACTTTTAGGAATGATAGCAAGATACAGCGATGCAGATGTTAATGTTATAGGTCTAATCGGTGAAAGAGGAAGGGAAGTTAGAGAATTTATTGAGCAAGACTTGGGAGAAGAAGGTTTGAAAAAATCAGTTGTTGTAGTTGCAACATCAGACCAGCCACCTCTGTTAAGGCTTAAAGGTGCCTTTACCGCAACTGCAATTGCAGAATATTTCAGGGACCAGGGGCTCAATGTAATGCTTATGATGGACTCGGTTACCCGTTTTGCAATGGCTCAAAGAGAAGTTGGCTTAACGATAGGGGAACCCCCTGCAACTAAAGGATATACTCCTTCTGTATTTGCAATGCTACCAAGGCTTATGGAAAGGTCAGGAAATTCAGATAAGGGAACTATAACAGCATTTTATACAGTTCTTGTAGATGGTGATGATTTAAATGAGCCGATAGCCGACGCTGCAAGAGGTATACTAGATGGTCATATAGTTCTTTCTAGAAAACTAGCAAGTAAAAATCATTTTCCGGCCATTGACGTTTTAGGAAGTATATCAAGATTGATGCCACAAATAGCTGATGAAAAACTAAAACAAAAGGCATCAGAGTTAAGAGATATACTTGCAACCTACAAGGATGCAGAGGATTTGATAAATATAGGAGCCTATCAAAAAGGTTCCAATCCCAAAATAGACAGGGCAATACAACTTATTGATAAAGTGAATTCATTTCTAAGGCAGGGAATGACTGAACACAACGATTTTAAATCAACCTATGAGAGGATTATAAGCATAGGTTAG
- a CDS encoding flagellar hook capping FlgD N-terminal domain-containing protein, translating into MDITKVFGSNTNLTANKKNDILDKDAFLRILTVQLQNQDPLNAKDNTEYIAQMAQFAALEQSQNLNVNLQKLLVSQKLTEGTLLIGQDVHVNVNDTEIKTNVNGVKLEANEVYIITEDGKFKLDDVVGVGEVSDNK; encoded by the coding sequence ATGGATATAACAAAGGTCTTTGGAAGCAACACAAATTTGACGGCAAATAAGAAAAATGACATCCTTGATAAAGATGCATTTTTAAGAATTCTAACTGTTCAACTTCAAAATCAGGACCCTTTAAATGCAAAGGATAACACTGAGTATATAGCACAAATGGCACAGTTTGCAGCGCTTGAACAATCTCAAAATCTAAATGTAAACTTGCAAAAACTATTAGTTTCGCAAAAACTAACAGAAGGAACCCTACTAATAGGACAAGATGTTCATGTAAATGTAAATGATACTGAAATTAAGACAAATGTTAATGGTGTCAAACTTGAAGCAAATGAAGTATACATTATAACTGAGGATGGTAAATTTAAACTCGATGATGTTGTAGGTGTAGGTGAGGTAAGTGACAATAAATAG
- a CDS encoding FliH/SctL family protein — translation MQSYSKVIKYTNINGDAIITPPQIEINNKSIPGIMANETNEEEMNTSIINEAIERADFIIEEARTKAEKMLKDAEIKLQEVYKNSTEKGYNDGFMQGYQEGYKKGMEEVTIQTEEMKKNAENYIKMAKDEVANYIAEKKKEIIAISVDIAKQIIKSELSINADAIFNIAREVISKSMDKSQILVKVNPKDYSLLKRRKEELEIFVENPNDLILLADSSIEEGNIYAETPSGFVDGRIDTQLDMILQNLLRNDYDARN, via the coding sequence ATGCAATCATACTCTAAAGTAATAAAATACACAAACATAAATGGTGATGCGATAATTACTCCGCCCCAGATTGAAATCAATAATAAAAGTATTCCAGGTATTATGGCTAATGAAACTAATGAAGAAGAAATGAACACTTCGATAATTAATGAGGCAATTGAAAGAGCTGATTTTATAATAGAAGAGGCAAGAACAAAAGCAGAAAAAATGCTTAAGGATGCTGAAATCAAACTACAGGAAGTTTATAAAAACTCAACAGAAAAGGGATATAATGACGGATTTATGCAGGGCTATCAAGAGGGATATAAAAAAGGAATGGAAGAAGTTACTATTCAAACTGAAGAAATGAAAAAAAATGCCGAAAACTATATTAAGATGGCAAAAGATGAAGTTGCTAATTATATTGCAGAAAAGAAAAAGGAGATTATTGCTATTTCAGTAGATATTGCAAAACAAATTATAAAATCAGAGCTTTCGATTAATGCAGATGCCATCTTTAATATTGCAAGGGAAGTAATATCGAAATCAATGGATAAGAGCCAAATATTAGTCAAGGTGAATCCAAAGGATTACAGTCTATTAAAAAGACGTAAGGAGGAACTGGAAATTTTTGTTGAAAATCCAAATGACTTGATATTATTAGCAGATTCATCGATAGAAGAAGGCAATATTTATGCTGAAACTCCATCAGGGTTTGTTGATGGAAGAATTGATACTCAGCTTGATATGATTCTTCAAAATTTGTTAAGGAATGATTACGATGCTAGAAATTGA
- a CDS encoding flagellar hook-length control protein FliK — protein sequence MKVDAINSLKVEFKPGNKNNKKTSLNFDDLLNKVSTKEVPTNSSSSIKVENQHNQQDIANPTEFEDNSDDVELVKDVIAKLEKLIEKLTNDTEFSKDLKEPQENIEPFLNQIIAFVNSLNQYIINSKVESTDKVNTENSLVNIVNIRDINIKLLGLLMNTEKVENYNQTENLKEINELLDGILGSDKVDKNQFITVLQKIVENNYKNEPVKMSIPNDEIIEKPEMQNDDSSVSEIKKENLRSGDDNLTKTISDKAAVNIAVEKRSNDDKAVQNEAQVDEDISFNNANVELKSIKTNTNEVNKNDLRAEIERIITPQKTNEIIQIAVERFRSLRLPEITELRVKLNPEDLGEITVKVVLEKGEVKGNILVDKREVAAALQSQIENLKQELRNNNVTVTNVTINLNNDNLNERNGHGFKQQNGQNKNYSEQQFEFDKLVDDQDGLNIIA from the coding sequence ATGAAGGTTGATGCAATCAATTCATTGAAGGTTGAATTTAAGCCAGGAAACAAGAATAATAAAAAGACAAGTCTAAATTTTGATGATTTGTTAAATAAGGTTTCTACAAAAGAGGTTCCAACAAACTCAAGTAGCAGCATTAAAGTTGAAAACCAACATAATCAGCAGGATATAGCCAATCCAACAGAGTTTGAAGATAATTCTGATGATGTTGAACTTGTTAAAGATGTAATTGCAAAACTAGAAAAACTAATTGAAAAGTTGACAAATGATACTGAGTTTAGCAAGGATTTAAAAGAGCCTCAGGAGAATATAGAGCCTTTTTTAAACCAGATTATTGCTTTTGTGAATAGTCTGAATCAATACATTATTAATAGCAAAGTGGAATCAACTGATAAAGTTAATACAGAAAACTCACTTGTTAATATAGTAAATATAAGGGACATTAATATTAAACTTTTAGGTTTATTAATGAATACAGAAAAAGTTGAAAATTATAATCAAACTGAAAATCTAAAGGAAATAAATGAACTTCTCGATGGAATCTTAGGCTCTGATAAAGTTGATAAAAATCAATTTATAACAGTCTTACAGAAAATTGTTGAAAATAATTATAAAAATGAGCCTGTAAAGATGAGCATACCAAATGATGAGATAATTGAAAAACCTGAAATGCAAAATGACGATTCATCAGTTAGTGAAATTAAAAAAGAAAATTTGCGTTCTGGTGATGATAATTTAACAAAAACAATCTCAGATAAAGCTGCAGTAAACATTGCTGTAGAAAAGAGGAGCAATGATGATAAGGCCGTTCAAAATGAAGCACAGGTTGATGAAGATATAAGCTTCAATAATGCAAATGTTGAACTTAAATCGATAAAAACTAACACTAATGAAGTGAATAAGAATGACTTAAGAGCTGAAATTGAAAGAATTATCACACCACAAAAGACAAATGAGATAATTCAAATAGCCGTTGAAAGATTTAGAAGCTTAAGACTTCCTGAAATAACAGAACTTAGAGTAAAACTAAATCCTGAGGATTTAGGAGAAATAACTGTTAAGGTAGTTCTTGAAAAGGGAGAGGTTAAGGGCAATATACTCGTTGATAAAAGAGAAGTCGCAGCAGCACTTCAGAGCCAGATTGAGAACTTAAAGCAGGAGTTAAGAAACAACAATGTTACTGTAACTAATGTTACTATTAACCTTAACAATGATAATTTAAACGAAAGAAATGGACATGGATTTAAACAACAAAATGGACAAAATAAAAATTATAGTGAGCAGCAGTTTGAGTTTGACAAGCTTGTTGATGACCAGGATGGATTGAATATTATAGCTTAA
- a CDS encoding motility protein A: MKKSDISTIIGLVLGFLVIIAGMIWGQASIIGAITTFYDLASIFVTIFGSFFAVMISVPMSALKNLPKAIRNAFFEKMISPAQIINIFVELSKKARKEGLLSLEDEVANLDDPFLKSGIQMVVDGIEPEIIREILELEITEMEKRHQSAITVLRVWAGMAPAFGMIGTLIGLILMLKNLQDQSSLGPNMAVALITSFYGAVLANFIFNPLATKLESKSGDEVGLKEMMLEGILAIQSGVNPRIVEDKLKAFLPPEERLKMLQENVGKGAVVNE, encoded by the coding sequence ATGAAGAAAAGCGATATATCAACGATTATAGGCCTTGTGCTAGGCTTTCTAGTTATAATAGCTGGGATGATCTGGGGACAGGCATCGATAATTGGTGCGATTACAACATTTTATGATTTGGCATCTATATTTGTAACTATTTTTGGCTCCTTCTTTGCCGTAATGATTTCTGTTCCTATGTCTGCCTTAAAGAATCTGCCGAAGGCAATAAGAAATGCCTTCTTTGAAAAAATGATTTCACCAGCACAAATAATTAATATATTTGTTGAACTCTCAAAAAAAGCAAGAAAAGAAGGTTTACTATCGCTAGAGGATGAGGTCGCCAATCTTGACGACCCATTCCTCAAGAGCGGTATTCAGATGGTAGTAGACGGTATTGAACCGGAAATAATAAGAGAAATACTTGAACTTGAAATAACTGAGATGGAAAAGAGACATCAGAGTGCTATAACTGTTTTAAGAGTTTGGGCGGGAATGGCTCCAGCGTTTGGTATGATAGGAACATTAATTGGACTTATTCTTATGCTGAAGAATCTCCAAGATCAATCATCACTTGGACCTAATATGGCTGTTGCTCTTATAACATCATTTTATGGTGCTGTATTAGCAAACTTCATCTTCAATCCACTTGCTACTAAGCTTGAAAGCAAAAGCGGTGACGAAGTAGGATTAAAAGAAATGATGCTCGAAGGAATACTTGCAATTCAATCTGGCGTAAACCCAAGAATTGTAGAAGATAAGCTGAAAGCATTCCTACCTCCAGAAGAGAGATTGAAAATGTTACAAGAAAACGTAGGAAAGGGTGCGGTTGTAAATGAGTAG